Proteins from a single region of Nerophis lumbriciformis linkage group LG36, RoL_Nlum_v2.1, whole genome shotgun sequence:
- the LOC133576822 gene encoding protocadherin alpha-8-like → MGVCLLFHFALLLLLAIQAFAEIRYSIPEEVKHGTIVGNVAKDLGLDVSSLVDRRFRVVSESKEAFFEVNQHNGALHVNKRIDRDEFCRGSGACLVELKVIVENPLEIHYVVVEITDVNDHSPTFIEKEQTFKIAENTLPGMRFQLHAAHDPDAGMNSIRAYTLTANEHFEIDLRQSDEDKVPFLVLKKSLDREQKDKHWLLVTAVDGGKPPRSGSLNVSIIVLDINDNRPIFSQEIYQVTIAENVQIGTSIFKMNATDPDEGTNGEIDYSLATTLKKNVYSVFELHKSSGIIRVKGIIDYEDNDIYKLDIEASDKAIPPLTGVCQVIIKIRDINDNPPTIEVTSLSNKVPEDSKPGTVISLISVKDEDSGVNGKIISTIINVVPFELKPSYKENIYSVVSKEYLDREKVSHYEITIQATDCGEPPLSTFKTLSIQISDVNDNSPHFEKNPIEFYLIENNVAGNSIFSVSATDKDLNDNAAISYHIVREGRHNDIMSFLNINSENGQISALKSFDFETLKSFQFQVVATDGGSPPLSSNVTVNVFILDRNDNAPVILYPVSSNGSAEGVEEIPRNMKAGDLVTKVRAYDADIGYNGWLLFSLQQVTDHSLFTLDRYTGQIRTLRSFTETDEAEHGLLILVKDNGNVSLSATATVTVKLVEPKEAFAASDVKRAAAKVDEEDDNVTFYLIVTLGSVSLLFVISIIVLIAMQCSKSTEYTSKYLQDANYDGTLCHSIQYRSGDKRYMLVGPRMSIGSTIVPGSHANTLVLPDRRHTSSGESYHVSTSC, encoded by the exons ATGGGGGTCTGTCTTCTTTTTCATTTTGCTCTGCTTCTGCTGCTGGCCATTCAGGCTTTTGCAGAAATTCGCTACTCGATTCCTGAGGAGGTAAAACACGGCACTATTGTTGGCAATGTTGCCAAGGACCTGGGCCTTGATGTCAGCTCTCTTGTCGATCGACGGTTCCGAGTGGTTTCAGAATCCAAAGAGGCCTTCTTTGAGGTAAACCAGCACAATGGGGCTTTGCATGTGAACAAGAGAATAGACAGAGATGAGTTCTGTCGGGGCAGCGGCGCCTGCCTTGTTGAGCTTAAAGTCATCGTGGAAAACCCTTTGGAAATACATTATGTAGTTGTAGAAATCACCGACGTCAACGACCACTCTCCTACTTTTATTGAAAAAGAGCAAACGTTTAAAATAGCAGAGAACACGCTGCCGGGGATGAGATTCCAGCTGCATGCAGCACATGATCCTGACGCAGGGATGAACTCCATACGTGCATACACTCTGACAGCAAATGAACATTTTGAAATTGATTTACGCCAAAGCGATGAAGATAAAGTTCCATTTTTGGTGCTGAAGAAATCTTTGGACCGGGAACAAAAGGACAAACACTGGCTGCTGGTCACagcggtggatggaggtaaacctCCACGATCAGGCTCTCTAAATGTGTCCATTATTGTCCTCGACATTAATGATAATAGACCCATATTTAGTCAAGAAATATATCAAGTTACTATTGCAGAAAATGTTCAAATTGGCACTTCAATATTTAAAATGAACGCAACAGATCCAGATGAAGGTACTAATGGAGAAATTGATTATAGCCTTGCAACAACATTAAAGAAAAATGTGTATAGTGTTTTTGAATTACATAAATCATCTGGAATTATTCGAGTAAAAGGAATAATTGACTATGAAGATAATGATATTTATAAACTGGACATAGAGGCATCAGATAAAGCAATACCTCCACTGACAGGTGTGTGTCAAGTCATTATAAAGATAAGAGACATTAATGATAATCCACCAACAATAGAAGTGACGTCATTGTCTAATAAAGTACCTGAAGACTCTAAGCCTGGTACAGTTATTTCCCTCATTAGTGTGAAGGATGAAGACTCAGGTGTGAATGGTAAAATCATTTCCACCATAATAAATGTTGTCCCTTTTGAATTAAAGCCTTCCTACAAGGAGAACATATATTCAGTTGTCAGTAAAGAATAtttagatagagagaaggtgtcacATTATGAAATCACTATACAAGCAACTGACTGTGGTGAGCCTCCTTTATCAACGTTTAAAACTCTCAGCATTCAGATATCAGATGTTAATGATAACAGTCCACACTTTGAAAAAAACCCGATCGAGTTCTACTTGATTGAAAACAATGTGGCTGGCAATTCTATTTTTTCTGTGAGTGCCACAGACAAAGATCTGAATGACAATGCAGCTATTTCTTATCACATTGTGAGAGAGGGCCGTCACAATGACATCATGTCTTTCCTCAACATTAATTCTGAAAATGGACAAATATCAGCTCTAAAAAGTTTTGACTTTGAGACGCTGAAAAGTTTCCAGTTCCAAGTAGTGGCCACGGACGGTGGAAGTCCTCCACTGAGCAGCAACGTGACAGTGAACGTGTTCATTCTGGATCGGAACGACAACGCTCCGGTCATCCTGTATCCAGTCAGCTCCAACGGTTCTGCTGAAGGTGTGGAGGAGATTCCCCGCAATATGAAAGCAGGAGACTTGGTGACTAAAGTCAGAGCCTATGATGCTGATATAGGATATAACGGCTGGTTACTGTTTTCACTGCAGCAAGTCACTGACCACAGTCTCTTTACTTTGGACCGCTATACGGGCCAGATCAGAACACTTCGCTCATTCACAGAGACGGACGAGGCTGAGCATGGACTGCTCATACTGGTCAAAGACAATGGCAACGTTTCCCTGTCAGCAACAGCTACTGTGACTGTCAAACTTGTGGAGCCCAAAGAGGCTTTTGCAGCTTCTGATGTCAAACGTGCAGCAGCAAAAGTGGACGAGGAGGACGACAatgtgactttttacctcatCGTCACTTTGGGCTCGGTCTCGCTGCTTTTTGTCATCAGCATCATCGTGCTGATCGCCATGCAGTGCTCCAAATCCACAGAGTACACTTCCAAATATCTCCAAGACGCTAATTATGATGGGACACTGTGTCACAGCATCCAGTACAGATCAGGAGACAAACGCTACATGCTAGTTGGACCCAGAATGAGTATAGGTTCTACTATAGTCCCGGGCAGCCACGCCAACACTCTGGTGCTCCCTGACAGGAGACACACTTCTTCTGGGGAG AGCTATCATGTGTCCACATCTTGCTGA
- the LOC133576821 gene encoding protocadherin alpha-8-like produces the protein MGVCLLFHFALLLLLAIQAFAEIRYSIPEEVKHGTIVGNVAKDLGLDVSSLVDRRFRVVSESKEAFFEVNQHNGALHVNKRIDRDESCRGSGACLVELKVIVENPLEIHYVVVEITDVNDHSPTFIEKEQTFEIAEHTLPGKRFQLHAAHDPDAGMNSIRAYTLTANEHFEIDIRQINDDKVPFLVLKKSLDREQKDKHWLLVTAVDGGKPPRSGSLNVSIIVLDSNDNRPIFSQEIYQITISENVQIGTSIFKMNATDPDEGTNGEIDYSLAKTSKKNVYNVFELHKSSGVIRVKGIIDYEDNDIYNLDIEASDKGIPPLTGECRVIIKIRDINDNPPTIEVTSLSNKVPEDSKPGTVISLISVKDEDSGVNGKIISTIINDVPFELKPSYKENIYSVVSKEYLDREKVSHYEITVQATDCGEPPLSTFKTLSIQISDVNDNSPHFEKNPIEFYLIENNVAGNSIFSVSATDKDLNDNAAISYHIVREGRHNDIMSFLNINSENGQISALKSFDFETLKSFQFQVVATDGGSPPLSSNVTVNVFILDQNDNAPVILYPVSSNGSAEGVEEIPRNMKAGDLVTKVRAYDADIGYNGWLLFSLQQVTDHSLFTLDRYTGQIRTLRSFTETDEAEHGLLILVKDNGNVSLSATATVTVKLVEPKEAFAASDVKRAAAKVDEEDDNVTFYLIVTLGSVSLLFVISIIVLIAMQCSKSTEYTSKYLQDANYDGTLCHSIQYRSGDKRYMLVGPRMSIGSTIVPGSHANTLVLPDRRHTSSGEAFAEIRYSIPEEVKHGTIVGNVAKDLGLDVSSLVDRRFRVVSESKEAFFEVNQHNGALHVNKRIDRDESCRGSGACLVELKVIVENPLEIHYVVVEITDVNDHSPTFIEKEQTFEIAEHTLPGKRFQLHAAHDPDAGMNSIRAYTLTANEHFEIDLRQINDDKIPFLVLKKSLDREQKDKHWLLVTAVDGDKDLNDNAAISYHIMREGRHNDIMSFLNINSENGQISALKSFDFETLKSFQFQVVATDGGSPPLSSNVTVNVFILDQNDNAPVILYPVSSNGSAEGVEEIPRNMKAGDLVTKVRAYDADIGYNGWLLFSLQQVTDHSLFTLDRYTGQIRTLRSFTETDEAEHGLLILVKDNGNVSLSATATVTVKLVEPKEAFAASDVKRAAAKVDEEDDNVTFYLIVTLGSVSLLFVISIIVLIAMQCSKSAEYTSKYLQDANYDGTLCHSIQYRSGDKRYMLVGPRMSIGSTIVPGSHANTLVLPDRRHTSSGEF, from the exons ATGGGGGTCTGTCTTCTTTTTCATTTTGCTCTGCTTCTGCTGCTGGCCATTCAGGCTTTTGCAGAAATTCGCTACTCGATTCCTGAGGAGGTAAAACACGGCACTATTGTTGGGAATGTTGCCAAGGACCTGGGCCTTGATGTCAGCTCTCTTGTCGATCGACGGTTCCGAGTGGTTTCAGAATCCAAAGAGGCCTTCTTTGAGGTAAACCAGCACAATGGGGCTTTGCATGTGAACAAGAGAATAGACAGAGATGAGTCCTGTCGGGGCAGCGGCGCCTGCCTTGTTGAGCTTAAAGTCATCGTGGAAAACCCTTTGGAAATACATTATGTAGTTGTAGAAATCACCGACGTCAACGACCACTCTCCTACTTTTATTGAAAAAGAGCAAACGTTTGAAATAGCAGAGCACACACTGCCGGGGAAGAGATTCCAGCTGCATGCAGCACATGATCCTGACGCAGGGATGAACTCCATACGTGCATACACTCTGACAGCAAATGAACATTTTGAAATTGATATCCGCCAGATCAATGATGATAAAGTTCCGTTTTTGGTGCTGAAGAAATCTCTGGATCGGGAACAAAAGGACAAACACTGGCTGCTGGTCACagcggtggatggaggtaaacctCCACGATCAGGCTCTCTAAATGTGTCCATTATTGTCCTCGACAGCAATGATAACAGACCCATATTTAGTCAAGAAATTTATCAAATTACAATATCAGAAAATGTTCAAATTGGCACTTCAATATTTAAAATGAATGCAACAGATCCAGATGAAGGCACTAATGGAGAAATTGATTATAGCCTTGCAAAAACATCaaagaaaaatgtgtataatgttTTTGAATTGCATAAATCATCTGGAGTTATTAGAGTAAAAGGAATAATTGACTATGAAGATAATGATATTTACAATCTTGACATAGAGGCATCAGATAAAGGAATACCTCCTTTGACAGGTGAGTGTAGAGTCATTATAAAGATAAGAGACATTAATGATAATCCACCAACAATAGAAGTGACGTCATTGTCTAATAAAGTACCTGAAGACTCTAAGCCTGGTACAGTTATTTCCCTCATTAGTGTGAAGGATGAAGACTCAGGTGTGAATGGTAAAATTATTTCCACCATAATAAATGATGTCCCTTTTGAATTAAAGCCTTCCTACAAGGAGAACATATATTCAGTTGTCAGTAAAGAATAtttagatagagagaaggtgtcacATTATGAAATCACTGTACAAGCAACTGACTGTGGTGAGCCTCCTTTATCAACGTTTAAAACTCTCAGCATTCAGATATCAGATGTTAATGATAACAGTCCACACTTTGAAAAGAACCCAATCGAGTTCTACTTGATTGAGAACAATGTTGCTGGTAATTCTATTTTTTCTGTAAGTGCCACAGACAAAGATCTGAATGACAATGCAGCTATTTCTTATCACATTGTGAGAGAGGGCCGTCACAATGACATCATGTCTTTCCTCAACATTAATTCTGAAAATGGACAAATATCAGCTCTAAAAAGTTTTGACTTTGAGACGCTGAAAAGTTTCCAGTTCCAAGTAGTGGCCACAGACGGTGGAAGTCCTCCACTGAGCAGCAACGTGACAGTGAACGTGTTCATTCTGGATCAGAACGACAACGCTCCAGTCATCCTGTATCCAGTCAGCTCCAACGGTTCTGCTGAAGGTGTGGAGGAGATTCCCCGCAATATGAAAGCAGGAGACTTGGTGACTAAAGTCAGAGCCTATGATGCTGATATAGGATATAACGGCTGGTTACTGTTTTCACTGCAGCAAGTCACTGACCACAGTCTCTTTACTTTGGACCGCTATACGGGCCAGATCAGAACACTTCGCTCATTCACAGAGACGGACGAGGCTGAGCATGGACTGCTCATACTGGTCAAAGACAATGGCAACGTTTCCCTGTCAGCAACAGCTACTGTGACTGTCAAACTTGTGGAGCCCAAAGAGGCTTTTGCAGCTTCTGATGTCAAACGTGCAGCAGCAAAAGTGGACGAGGAGGACGACAatgtgactttttacctcatCGTCACTTTGGGCTCGGTCTCGCTGCTTTTTGTCATCAGCATCATCGTGCTGATCGCCATGCAGTGCTCCAAATCCACAGAGTACACTTCCAAATATCTCCAAGATGCTAATTATGATGGGACACTGTGTCACAGCATCCAGTACAGATCAGGAGACAAACGCTACATGCTAGTTGGACCCAGAATGAGTATAGGTTCTACTATAGTCCCGGGCAGCCACGCCAACACTCTGGTGCTCCCTGACAGGAGACACACTTCTTCTGGGGAG GCTTTTGCAGAAATTCGCTACTCGATTCCCGAGGAGGTAAAACACGGCACTATTGTTGGGAATGTTGCCAAGGACCTGGGCCTTGATGTCAGCTCTCTTGTCGATCGACGGTTCCGAGTGGTTTCAGAATCCAAAGAGGCCTTCTTTGAGGTAAACCAGCACAATGGGGCTTTGCATGTGAACAAGAGAATAGACAGAGATGAGTCCTGTCGGGGCAGCGGCGCCTGCCTTGTTGAGCTTAAAGTCATCGTGGAAAACCCTTTGGAAATACATTATGTAGTTGTAGAAATCACCGACGTCAACGACCACTCTCCTACTTTTATTGAAAAAGAGCAAACGTTTGAAATAGCAGAGCACACACTGCCGGGGAAGAGATTCCAGCTGCATGCAGCACATGATCCTGACGCAGGGATGAACTCCATACGTGCATACACTCTGACAGCAAATGAACATTTTGAAATAGATCTCCGCCAGATCAATGATGATAAAATTCCGTTTTTGGTCCTGAAGAAATCTCTTGACCGGGAACAAAAGGACAAACACTGGCTGCTGGTCACagcggtggatggag ACAAAGATCTGAATGACAATGCAGCTATTTCTTATCACATTATGAGAGAGGGCCGTCACAATGACATCATGTCTTTCCTCAACATTAATTCTGAAAATGGACAAATATCAGCTCTAAAGAGTTTTGACTTTGAGACGCTGAAAAGTTTCCAGTTCCAAGTAGTGGCCACAGACGGTGGAAGTCCTCCACTGAGCAGCAACGTGACAGTGAACGTGTTCATTCTGGATCAGAACGACAACGCTCCAGTCATCCTGTATCCAGTCAGCTCCAACGGTTCTGCTGAAGGTGTGGAGGAGATTCCCCGCAATATGAAAGCGGGAGACTTGGTGACTAAAGTCAGAGCCTATGATGCTGATATAGGATATAACGGCTGGTTACTGTTTTCACTGCAGCAAGTCACTGACCACAGTCTCTTTACTTTGGACCGCTATACGGGCCAGATCAGAACACTTCGCTCATTCACAGAGACGGACGAGGCTGAGCATGGACTGCTCATACTGGTCAAAGACAATGGCAACGTTTCCCTGTCAGCAACAGCTACTGTGACTGTCAAACTTGTGGAGCCCAAAGAGGCTTTTGCAGCTTCTGATGTCAAACGTGCAGCAGCAAAAGTGGACGAGGAGGACGACAatgtgactttttacctcatCGTCACTTTGGGCTCGGTCTCGCTGCTTTTTGTCATCAGCATCATCGTGCTGATCGCCATGCAGTGCTCCAAATCCGCAGAGTACACTTCCAAATATCTCCAAGACGCTAATTATGATGGGACACTGTGTCACAGCATCCAGTACAGATCAGGAGACAAACGCTAC